From the genome of bacterium:
CGGCAAATTCAGCACGCCTCATGTTGCACTCTGGATACTGGTTGCAGTCTCGTCGATAATTGCGGCAATTGGAGTCAGGTCTGTGGTTGGCTTAACGGGAATTACACTGGCTTCAAACTTCGGGACCTTCATCCTGTACGGCCTGACCTGCATCTGGACAACCGTCGCCTTTAAAAACCGCAAGGACTTCAGCTTTATCAAACATGGGATAATTCCCTTCCTCGGCCTTATTGCCAACATCGTTATGGTGGTGTCGATCCTTTACCTCTACACCATCGGAAATGCCGATGCGCAGGCCGAGGCAAAGATTTGCTTCATCATTGCAGGTGCCTGGGCTGTGGTGAGCCTCCTTTACGTTGCCCTGACCAGTGTCCAGAAATCCTATCGCGTACGGCTGGTGACCTGCCTGATCCGTCCCGAACAGCTTGGCGACGTTGTCTCGGCTTTGAGACGGGAAAATCTGGTTATGGGTATGACCGTCATAGATGTGCGCGGTTTTGGACGTCAGCGCGGTGAGAATGATGACGGTTCACCAGTGGAGGAAGAGACTATTCGTTTCCTGCCCAAATTGAAACTGGAAATCATCGTGAAAGACTGGGATGTCGATCGGGCGATGACAGTTATCAGCGATGCAGCGCGTACCGGAAATATCGGCGATGGAAAAATAATTGTACTCGAAGCGGCATCTGCCATGCGTATCCGTACCGGAGAAAAGGGAGTTTACGCAATGTGATAAAAACAGTGGCCAGTGGTCAGTGATCAGTGATCAGTTATCAGTTACCAATTAAGAGGAGTCACGAGTCAGAGTCAGAATTCAGGAAGCAAAGCCGCTATCCTGAATTCTGGCCGGGCTTTTACATTCCGTAAGGAGGTCATCCGTGAAAAAATTGGAAATTATTATTCGCCCAGGGAAAATTGAAGCGGTACGCAAGGCGATGGAAGTGGCAGGGTGTGTCGGTGTTACCATATCGCAAGCGGAAGGTCATGGGAACCAGAAGGGTCTGACGAAGGAGAGACAGGGCAGCAGCTACCGCATGGAAATGGTTCCCAAGGTCCGCCTGGAGGCTGTTGTTCCCGACAACCGTGTCGAGCCGATCGTCGAAGCGATTATCAGGGAAGCCAAGACAGGCCAGCCCGGTGATGGGAAAATATTTATCTTCGATGTCATGGATGTCGTCCGCATCCGCACGGGAGAAAGAGGAGAAAAGGCGATCTAGGCAGGCGGCCGGCTCAGCCTGGAGCGCTACCATGAACCTGTCCCAAAATCCCGGCATCTTCAGTTTTGGGATAGGCTCATGGGAACCGGGCCGGAGAATCCACTGCATAATGGTCATTTCTTGGGACGGTTTCGGTTGCGCGATTGTTTTGCCATACGTTTTCTCGATTCAACCTTACTGTCGTGTTTCCTGGTTTTTCCCTGCTTTGATGAAGGATTAACATCGAGAATGCGCATTGAAGCCGCCGCACCTCTCCTCCTCCTGCCGGGAAAAGTATTGAGCCCCAAAAGTCTGCCATACTCATCATAGATATAAACAGCCGTCTCACCATTCCAGGTTTTGAAGAAATCTTTAATCCCACCCCCACCACTGTAGGCATCAGACAGGCCCACTACCTCCTGGAACCTATACCCACTTGATACACCGGATATCAGCAGGTCTTCGTCTATAATCACCGTTGGGCATTTTGTACAAAAAAACCGGCTGGAGCATGCATTATACGAAGAGCGGTTTGGGTAGTATAAATAAAATTGCCGTAATGCCGCTCTGTCGGGGCGTGACATCGTGGACACCTCTCTGGGTCAGTAACCGACTTCAATGAGTATCCATGTTCGACATGGCCATGATATGCAGTGAAACCGGACCGCTTATCAATTTCACTAAAAAGCTTTTGTTTTTCATGGGGATTTAAGACATCCGTGTTGAATGATAAAAGTCTACCACCCGTTTCCTCAATATTGTTATTCTTCTTTGGCTTCCAGAAAGCCATTTTCTTTCTCCCTTAAAAATAACCATTGTTAAAATTCATATATTACAAGCAGTTTACCTCAAATATCCGGTGAATACAAGAGGTGCAAAACTCTTCTTTGTTTGCCTCAATCCTGGCAGTAGTGTCTGCTAATTGGCAGGCACTCTAAAGGTGACCATACCCGGAGCAAAATGTCCAGCGAGCAGTTTAGTAATAACAAAAACAAATTGTTATCCAGCTATTCTTTCGGACATTTTCCTTTTTTCAACCCTGGCACACCCCTTGCACTGAGGATATAGTAAAAGAGAAAGAAATGTTGTCTTTCTTAAGTTATTAAACCACCCCTGGCCAGGGAGGCAACTTTCATTGCATTTTTAAGGAGGTGCTGCTCACGATGAAGAAGATAGAAGCTATTATCAAGCCATTCAAGCTGGATGACCTCAAAGAAGCCCTGGATAAGATCGGAGTTAAAGGCATGACCGTGACCGAGGTTAAGGGGTTCGGCAGGCAGAAAGGGCATACGGAAATGTACCGGGGAACTGAATATACGATCGAGTTTCGGCCTAAAGTCAAGGTCGAGATCATTATTCAGAACGGAAAGGTTCAGGAGGCAATGGCTGTTATTGCCGATGCCGTCAAAACCGGTAATATCGGTGATGGAAAGGTCTTTGTTACCCCGGTGGAAGATGTCATGAGAATCAGAACCAGAGAACGGGGCGAAGACGCCCTGTAGTATGATAGAGAGGTAAAAACAATGAAAAGACAAAAACTTGGAGCTTATTTCTTTCTGGCATTCTTTTTCATATGCTTGTCCATATTCATGGCAGGGACGGTTCTGGCCGCAAGCGATCCGGTCGGGACAGCAACGGGGACGGCGGCTGACCTTGGAGTTGATGCCGGGACCCTGACAGTAGGGAAACTGGCTGATTTTGTCGGCCATAATACGGTCTCCATCAATTTCATGTGGCTGCTGCTGACCGGCTTTTTAGTCATGTTTATGCAGGCCGGATTCGCCCTGGTAGAGACCGGCTTTTGCCGGGCCAAGAGCGCGGCTGAAACCATGATGATGAACTTTATGGTCTATGCAGTTGGTATGACCGGCTATTGGATCTGCGGCTATGCGCTGCAAATGGGGGGTGTCGGAGGATTTGCCTCGCTGGGCGGGGGTGCTGCCCTGAGCAGGGAGATTACCATCACCCTGTTTGGAAAACCCTTTGGTCTCTTTGGCGGCACGGGCTTTTTTCTGGCCGGGGCATCCTATGATGTGGCCATCTTTGCCATGTTCCTCTTTCAGATGGTATTTATGGATACAGCCGCGACCATACCCACCGGAGCCATGGCCGAGCGATGGAAGTTCTCGAACTTTTGCATATTCGGACTGTTCATGTCCATGCTGGTCTATCCCCTTTACGGCAACTGGGTCTGGGGCGGCGGATGGCTGGCGAAACTGGGAGAAAACTTTGGCCTTGGGCATGGGATGGTAGACTTTGCCGGCTCTTCAGTGGTTCACTGCGTAGGCGGTACGGCTGCACTTGCCGGAGCTATAGTATTAGGCCCCAGGGTTGGGAAATATAATAAAGATGGAACTCCCAATGCCATACCCGGACATGATATCCCCATGGCTATTCTGGGAACCTTCATCCTGGCCTTTGGCTGGTTCGGATTTAACCCCGGCAGCACTCTGGCTGGTGTGGACCTGCGGCTGGCGGTGGTAGCGGTCAATACCATGCTGGCTTCAGCAGCCGGAGCGCTCAGTGCCATGCTGTACATGTGGTACACCACCGGCAAGCCCGATCCCAGCATGTCCGCTAACGGCATGCTGGCCGGGCTGGTGGCTATCACCGCACCCTGTGCCTTTGTCAACAGTATCTCCGCCTTTATCATCGGTGCCATAGCCGGAGTGCTGGTAATTTTAAGCGTCTACTTCGTTGAGCGGGTCCTGAAGGTGGATGACCCGGTAGGAGCGGTTTCAGTCCACGGAGTCAATGGAATCTGGGGATGCCTGGCTTTGGGAATCTTTGCCGACGGTAGATATGGTGCTGGCTGGAACGGCGTGGAAGGGACCGTACGGGGTCTTCTCTATGGCGATGCCTCACAGTTCATGGCCCAGTTGATTGGCTGCCTGGTCTGCTTTGCCTTCGTCTTTGTCAGCTTCTATGCATTCTTCAAGGTCAGCGACCTTCTGGTCGGAATCAGGGTAAGCAAAGAGGCGGAAATCGAAGGTCTGGACATTCCTGAAGTCGGCATCCTTGCATATCCGGATTTTCATACAGTAGAGTTATCTCCAGAAGCATAAAATATTCATGGTCCTGTAAACAGGTAATAAACCTGAGATAGACGATAAACCTGGGAAAGTCCCCTGAAAGAGCGAAATCCTTTCAGGGGACTTTCTGAATTCGAGAGGAGGATTAAAATGGAATTCTTTAAACCGGTGCTGATGAGTATGTTGTGCGGACTCTTGGTTTGCTCGATTCTGATTGTGTGTTTCGCTGCTCCTGCCGGGTCCGTGATTATGGGGGGATTCAGTGTCGTTGTCCTCTCAATGGGAAGGGCAATCTACGACCATTTCAGAAATCGTATAAGACAGAGAATGAAGCCATTCTTATAGGATGGCTCGTTATCTGTTACTTACAGGAATAGGGAGTAAAATTACTTTACAAATTCAGCTAGTTGCATATCAATTTTGATAAGATTATTTACTACTGTTGATAAGTCTGAATTTTTCTTTTCAGCTTTGTAGAACTTGCCCCGTTCACCTTCTGAAAAATCATGCACTTTCTTCATCAGCTTATTACTCCCCTCAATATCGTTCGCTCCTGAATACATAAATCCCAAAAGCAGTATTTACGATCAGGAGCAGGCCGGAGATGATAAAGGGATAGTGCAGACCTGCCGTATATCCGATCGGAGAAAAAACCAGGGATCCCACCATATGCCCCAGGGTCATTACAGCAAGGAGAATGCCGGAGCTTCCGCCGATGTTTTCCTTCTCGAACAGCCTGGAGATAAAGACAAAAATCAGGGCGGCCAGAAAACCATCCCCAAGCTCATGAACGACCCGGAAGAAAAAGGAAACAGATACACTGCTCTGGACCATAAGCACATGACCGATGCCGGAGAGGAGCATGGCGAAAAGAAAAATCCGCTCATTCATCCGGCGGTTATATTTCAGACAACATAGGGTAAATGAAGCAAAGGAAAGAATAAAGAGAGGCAGGGCAATATAGAGAGCAAGCTGCAGGTTGTTGAGGTGAAAGGTCTCCCGTAAGAAAGGGCTGTAGACCGTACTTTCCGCACCCCAGTGAAGTGTGAGAATAAAAATCAGGAGCGAAAAAAGGATGGTCTTTTTGTTGAGGAGACTCAGCTTGTATTTCCTGATGGGAATGAGATTGAACCTCCCTTCGGGAAGATTCAGCACTCCAAGCAGCACTGCAACAAGATAAGCGGCATAGACCATGAACAGCGTATGAAAGTCAGTGTAGAAGGTAAATACCCCCCCAAGCAAAACCCCAACCGCAGCGCCCATTGACAGCCAGAAATTCATCAGCCCGTACTTTCTGTTCAGATCCATATCTGTCTCATCTTTATAGTAGAGGCTGTTACAGGACATATCCAGGGCATTATTGGCAACTCCCAGGAGCAGGAAAAGGATCGCCATCAGGATAAAATTTCTGATGCTGCCCATGAGGAGAAAGAGAATGACCAGGACCACCAGTGCCCCGTGAATCATCCCCCTGATGGAGAGACGGTCGTTGATCCATCCGGTTGGGAAGGAAAAAAGCAGAGGTGCAAAGGCATAGAGCGAAGTAATCACCCCGATTTGCCACCCCGTGAATCCGATTTGCAGGAAATAAAGGGGGACCAGAAAGAATATCGTATTGATGGTCAGTTTCCTGCTGAAATTAATGAAATGGATCTGTCGCAGTGAGGCCATAATAGCGCTCAATATTAGAAGCTTTGCAAGTGGATTGTCAAGTGAAAATTCTCACTCATCGCTTCTTCATCCTGGAGTGAAGACGGGAATGGGGAGCGCATGGTGGGTGGGGCTTTTTCGCCCCACCCACTTTATTAACGCTGCGCTTCAACTGGACATTGATTTACTACCTTGCCCTTGCCGGTTGTAGTCTATCTGCAGATCCTGACCCCCGGCATATTGAGGGCGCATCGTACTCAGATAACCGCCGTGCCCAGAATCGCCGCCGGACCAAGCAGGGTCGAGGCTGCGGGGGGCAGGGCCGGTATCGTCGAAGGTAAGGTTGTTGCCCCCAGGGCCAGCAAAAGAGCCGTAGAGATGGGCAAAGGAGAGGGCGGTGCATACGAGGGATATGCTGCCAGATAGGTTGGATTGGCAATAGGAACGGTAGTCTGTATCCAGGTAGCCGGGGTTGGCAGCAGGGCGGCATATCCGCTCGGCAGGGAAATCGGCACTGGTGCCCCGGTGGTCGGATCGACCAGATAGCTTGGCGGCCAGGGATTTATGCCATAGAGAGGATCGTAGAAAAGCATACCTGACGGCGTATTATACAAAAGCCAGGGGTTTGGCCAGGCCGGATCCCAGGTCAAGCCGGGCTGAGAAGGCAATACCGTGGTCCTGGCCAGATTGCTGACAATCGGGGTGGGCATACCGGTTACCGGATCGACCGGTGACAAGGCAGGCGACCAGAGCGGCCACAGAGTATTATAGGGTGGAAGTGCCTGCCAGTTCTGAGCCCGGACAGATGAAAAATTAATCAGGGAAAACCCGACTACGATCAGAATGAAAAACAAACCCTTTATCTGAGCTATTGGAGTTATCGGAGCATATATGCGGTGCCTGGTGTTCATGGTTATTTTCTCCTTTGGCTGTACTGAGGCCAGGTATCAGTGCCAAGTAGGTCTGGTTGCTATAAGAGCAAAAAAGAAAGCAGGGTATACGGTGATGTTCCCGCCAGAACCAGCGAGGTCAAAGCGCCATAGACAGAAGTGGTTGCCAGAGGCAAAACAGGTGCCGGAGCTGTTGCCGGAATCAGGGAGGTAAGCGTCAGCCCGGCTGGTGTGGTCGCAGGGGGAACAACAGTAGCAGCCGGTGCGGCTGCCGTAACGATGGGCGTGGCAGTAGTAACCACAGCCGCAGTTCTTGACAGGAAAAATGGCGATGGAACGGCCAGCAGGGGAAGAGGGGAAATCAGGGGCGGAGCCGGCAATACCGGCAGCGGAGGAGGAGGGAGTGTCGGCAGCAGAGGAACGCCTGATGACAAGGGAGTAGAGAAAAACGCAGGTACAAGGGAGACCTGAGCCTCGGCAGGGAGAGATATTATGGCCGGATTGCTCACGAGCAGGGTGAACAGAATAAATACCGTGAAGCGCAGGGGATACTTTGTCCCTAGTCGGGGTTTCATAATTGACTTCTGAGGTGATTTCATGGTTGTTGTCATAGGTGATTGTATCATTTTAACCTTCCTCATAACCTTTGATAATTGTTTAATTTTGCAGGGTCCGGCATTGCCTGATAGTATTACTATTTTATAGTATATATCTTTAAGGTGCGAGTTATCAAATTTTTTTAATACCATCCATCTCCACCGATAATACGCCAAAGTCCAAAGTTCAGGGGCAAAACAGCTTTACCCCTCTTGACAGACAGATTGTAATGTATTATCTTTCTTTACTAGGTAATTTTATATATTGTTTAGCAAAAGGAGAATATACCATGCGGACAAAGGTATCTTCCAAAGCACAGGTTTCCATCCCTGCGCCTATTCGCAAGGAATTCAATATCCGGCCAAATTCACAACTGGAGTGGATTGCCGAAGACGGACTCATCACCGTTGTTCCTGTACCGGAAGATCCGGTAGCTTCATTCAGGGGACGCGGCAAAGGCCATTATTCAACCTCTCAACTTGTCCTTGAAAGGCAAAAGGAGCGGGAGGAAGAAGATGGTAGAGACAGCAGGTAATATTTTTGCCCTGGACACCTCTGCCCTTTTAACCTTGTGGAATGATGAGCCTGGTGCTGATGAGGTCGAACGGATCCTCAATGATAAACACAAAAGCGTGATTGTTTCGTTCATGTCATATATGGAATGTTATTATCGGGTTTGGAAAAGCCGTGGCCGGGAGCGAGGCAGGGAGATTTACACTTACCTGTTCACCTTGCCTATGGAACGGATCAACCTTACCGAAGAGATACTTCAGTCGGCAGCAGAGATAAAAGCATCTTATGCCCTTTCAGTAGCCGATAGCTGGATCATTGCAACCGCCAGGCTGCATGGCGCTATTCTTGTTCATAAAGACCCGGAGTTTTTGCAGGTCGAGCCAGCCGTAAAAATGCTCAGTTTGCCCTTCAAACAAGGGGAAAGCCGGGAACCAGAGCTTGATGCGGGATGATTGACAAACTCCCTGGTTCCTGTGAAAGAATCTGGCTGGTAAGAGGATAGCGGAAGAGGGGCGGCCCCTTCCGTCACCGCCCCCTTATATTGTCAGCGGAGATGATTTTTCGTAACTACCTACCAAACCTTAAAACTTGTTCCGAGCAAAGCGAAGGATATTCCCTTCGCTCCTTTCAGTCACTCGGAATGACAAAGACTGATCAGTTACGATGGTTCAGGGGTTGTTGTCTATTCCGGCTCTTCTGTTTTTTGCAGAGAAATTTCTTCCTGACCGGATTGATTGGCTGGCTGGTTGGCCTTGAGTCTCTCAATTGCTTCTTTGACTGAGCTTATGACCATCTCATCCTGTTCTTTCTTCAGGCACTTTTCTAAAGCCGGAATGGCGGCAGCATCATTGATATTTCCCAAAGCCAATGCTGCCCGCAGCCGGATGCCGGATCTGCTATCCTCTAATGCCTTGACTAAAGCGGGGATTGCACGGAGATCATTCATCTGACCCAGGGATAAGATAGCTTCCTGCTGGTTACTTTGGGGGGTGCAGGTGGAACAGTCTAACAGCGCCAATAACGCAGGAACGGTTTCCTGATCATAAACCCGGCCCAGGGCATTGATCGCTTCCCATTGTGTCCAGGATGAGCTGTTTTTTAAGCCTTCCTTGAGGATAGGTACAGCTTCTTTCCGGTCAAAGTTGCTCAGGGCCACCGCCGCATTCCACTTGATTCGTTCATCGGGATCTTCAAGAGCCTTGAGCAGGGGAGGCAGGATATCCTCTTCCGGCATACTGGCAAGAGCCCAGATAGAGCGCCATCGAACGTGACTATTGGTGGCTTTTAATGATTGCTCCACCAAATAGGGAGCAGCCTTGGCATCCGCGATATACCCCATGATGTTTACCGCTTCCCAGCAGGGAGTAAAATCAGTGGTGGTTTCCAGAATCCTGGCCAAAGCCGGAATAGCCGCACTTCCCGCTTGAATCAGAGAGTCTCTGGCCTGATCTCTGGCCGCTTTGTTCCCGCTGCTGAGTTGTTGAATCCAGGTTTGAATATCTCCTTCGATTGAGCCAGGTTCAGACGTTCCCAATCTTGTATGGGAGCCTTCAGTATCGAGGGGAGAGCCTCCACTACTCTCCTTGAGAGGAGAGCCTTCACTATTCTCTTCCCCCTTGAGGAGGGAGCCTTCCTTACACTCCTCCCCCTTGAGGGGGGAGGCTGGGTGGGGGTGAGGGTTATTTTCACCCTCCTCATTGAGAGAGGGGAAATGGGGAACATCTGTTTCGGGTTTAGTCGCCTGGACCTTCTCAGGATTGGCAGTCAGGTTGATTTTAGCGGTTTCGGGCTTGTCCGGTTTGGTGGCGCGGCTGCTTAGAGTACAACCGTTTACTATTATGCTGATGAATAAGATTGTGCCAATGCTCATCAAGGTGGTTCTTTTTTTATTCATAATATTTTTCCCCTTCTCATCTTTGTGGTTATGCCTTTTAGGGATATATTTTCCCGGTGATGCTCGCTTTGTTGAGGTTACAAATTGGATTATGAAGAGTTGATGTGCTTGCCGGAGAGATTATCCAGGCTGTATTAAAGTCAGCAAGCAGATGTCTGTGATTCTTCGCCTATTCCATCAGGCTGCTGATTCAGCCTGTTTTATTGTGAAGATGCTCATGAATTTTGGATTACCTGAAACTTCCCTGAAAAAGACCTGGAAGGCTCTCATATACCCGCGCCGCGTTATTCTTCAGGGTTACTCTTGTCCTCTATTAGTGAATAGATAAACCAGCAGATAAAAAAATAATCAAGGGTTAAGCAGGGTCGGGACTTCCTTCCCGATTCCTCTGCTTAACCCTCAAAAATTTTAATTCACCTGACTAATAAGCTCCTTATTACTGCCGCCAAGGTAAAATAGGGGACGGAGTATACTGCCCACCACTAAAAATTCTCTTCCTGTCTAATTTAGTCTCGATATCTTGGACTGCGTCTGGGAGATCCTTCACCTTGGTCTGAATGTCGGTCGTCTTGGTCTGGATGTCGGGAATTTTATCCGTCTGGGTCTTGACATCATCAATATTGTCCGTCTGAGCCTTGACGGCATCCACCTTGCCACTTACCGTGGTGCAGCAGCTTTGAACATCGTCAATATTGTCCGTCTGTGCTTTGATGGCAGTCAAGGTACCGGGAACGCCGGAAAGACCGGTTGTCTGACTGACCACAGTATTGAGCTTAGTAACGATATCACCTATTGTTATTGTCAAAGCATCTAATTTAGCTTCAATCGCTTCAAGAGTGGCTGGCGGTGGAGGTGTTACTGACTGTACACAAGAGATCTCCCTGGTTAACAGCCTTTGATAAGGCGTACTGCCAGCTGGAAGGGCAGAACCATATGCCCATTCCGAAGTCATGGTAGATGCCAAAACAGCTCCACTCCCAATAGAATAAATAATCATAGTGGGATTGCCGCTTAGTGGATCGACCAATATAGGCGTAGTACCGGCTGGTAGCTGTGATGAATTAAAATATCCATGAGCAGAATAATTCCAGCCGAAATAGCTTGCATTAGTCGTTCCCGTTACTATGCAGTGGGAGGAAGCACCAGAAGCTATCTGAATGTTATTGAGCCCCGTCGAACCTGGTCCAGTAAAACGAGATATAAAACCAGCGTTAAATCCCCCCGTTGTTGTAGGCGCAATTTGATAACCATCTATTACGCCTAAAACTCCGCCTCCACTGTTGGGTCCTCCATCGGCTAAATGGATGATAGCGTAAAG
Proteins encoded in this window:
- a CDS encoding P-II family nitrogen regulator; the protein is MKKLEIIIRPGKIEAVRKAMEVAGCVGVTISQAEGHGNQKGLTKERQGSSYRMEMVPKVRLEAVVPDNRVEPIVEAIIREAKTGQPGDGKIFIFDVMDVVRIRTGERGEKAI
- a CDS encoding P-II family nitrogen regulator produces the protein MKKIEAIIKPFKLDDLKEALDKIGVKGMTVTEVKGFGRQKGHTEMYRGTEYTIEFRPKVKVEIIIQNGKVQEAMAVIADAVKTGNIGDGKVFVTPVEDVMRIRTRERGEDAL
- a CDS encoding ammonium transporter, with translation MKRQKLGAYFFLAFFFICLSIFMAGTVLAASDPVGTATGTAADLGVDAGTLTVGKLADFVGHNTVSINFMWLLLTGFLVMFMQAGFALVETGFCRAKSAAETMMMNFMVYAVGMTGYWICGYALQMGGVGGFASLGGGAALSREITITLFGKPFGLFGGTGFFLAGASYDVAIFAMFLFQMVFMDTAATIPTGAMAERWKFSNFCIFGLFMSMLVYPLYGNWVWGGGWLAKLGENFGLGHGMVDFAGSSVVHCVGGTAALAGAIVLGPRVGKYNKDGTPNAIPGHDIPMAILGTFILAFGWFGFNPGSTLAGVDLRLAVVAVNTMLASAAGALSAMLYMWYTTGKPDPSMSANGMLAGLVAITAPCAFVNSISAFIIGAIAGVLVILSVYFVERVLKVDDPVGAVSVHGVNGIWGCLALGIFADGRYGAGWNGVEGTVRGLLYGDASQFMAQLIGCLVCFAFVFVSFYAFFKVSDLLVGIRVSKEAEIEGLDIPEVGILAYPDFHTVELSPEA
- a CDS encoding MFS transporter, which codes for MASLRQIHFINFSRKLTINTIFFLVPLYFLQIGFTGWQIGVITSLYAFAPLLFSFPTGWINDRLSIRGMIHGALVVLVILFLLMGSIRNFILMAILFLLLGVANNALDMSCNSLYYKDETDMDLNRKYGLMNFWLSMGAAVGVLLGGVFTFYTDFHTLFMVYAAYLVAVLLGVLNLPEGRFNLIPIRKYKLSLLNKKTILFSLLIFILTLHWGAESTVYSPFLRETFHLNNLQLALYIALPLFILSFASFTLCCLKYNRRMNERIFLFAMLLSGIGHVLMVQSSVSVSFFFRVVHELGDGFLAALIFVFISRLFEKENIGGSSGILLAVMTLGHMVGSLVFSPIGYTAGLHYPFIISGLLLIVNTAFGIYVFRSERY
- a CDS encoding AbrB/MazE/SpoVT family DNA-binding domain-containing protein translates to MRTKVSSKAQVSIPAPIRKEFNIRPNSQLEWIAEDGLITVVPVPEDPVASFRGRGKGHYSTSQLVLERQKEREEEDGRDSR
- a CDS encoding PIN domain-containing protein; the protein is MVETAGNIFALDTSALLTLWNDEPGADEVERILNDKHKSVIVSFMSYMECYYRVWKSRGRERGREIYTYLFTLPMERINLTEEILQSAAEIKASYALSVADSWIIATARLHGAILVHKDPEFLQVEPAVKMLSLPFKQGESREPELDAG
- a CDS encoding HEAT repeat domain-containing protein translates to MNKKRTTLMSIGTILFISIIVNGCTLSSRATKPDKPETAKINLTANPEKVQATKPETDVPHFPSLNEEGENNPHPHPASPLKGEECKEGSLLKGEENSEGSPLKESSGGSPLDTEGSHTRLGTSEPGSIEGDIQTWIQQLSSGNKAARDQARDSLIQAGSAAIPALARILETTTDFTPCWEAVNIMGYIADAKAAPYLVEQSLKATNSHVRWRSIWALASMPEEDILPPLLKALEDPDERIKWNAAVALSNFDRKEAVPILKEGLKNSSSWTQWEAINALGRVYDQETVPALLALLDCSTCTPQSNQQEAILSLGQMNDLRAIPALVKALEDSRSGIRLRAALALGNINDAAAIPALEKCLKKEQDEMVISSVKEAIERLKANQPANQSGQEEISLQKTEEPE